A genomic segment from Bacteroidota bacterium encodes:
- a CDS encoding FecR family protein: MKAKYYLFALFLFVSANIYSQVPAVSGAQCVECGGMNGNHKLTCRYYNGAAKPSASPGSSLNLQQQIMLNIVGGMLNNAMNNNNKANAQQQQDEVMRQQQLAIMLTKQKNYNDSVAQVSHDRMMKDYKPLEGSGDVSYKGLDDKPKMALVHFNCKITSFSGKVMVVKSNGQQIALSETQSAEIAPGDWIATGENSRIKLHYALENGGEDIILSSKSVITIGINDDGTHSPTLMRGKMYAVNSRGIGQVSQEGGGIIDQATFEADKLKAQIKNKIIRMNVRTPTAVTSVRGTEFTVNVDDFNNTEVNVMDGIVDITGNLTNRTITLTAGTKGIVKTTGVIIGPLKMDKKQFKENDDNWE, from the coding sequence ATGAAGGCAAAATATTATTTATTTGCCCTGTTTTTGTTTGTGTCTGCAAATATTTACAGTCAGGTACCGGCTGTCAGCGGCGCTCAATGCGTTGAATGTGGCGGTATGAACGGCAATCACAAACTAACTTGCCGATATTACAATGGAGCGGCAAAACCGTCCGCTTCTCCGGGCAGTTCGCTTAATTTACAACAGCAAATTATGCTGAATATCGTTGGCGGTATGCTGAACAATGCGATGAACAATAATAACAAAGCAAACGCTCAGCAACAGCAAGACGAGGTAATGAGGCAGCAGCAGCTTGCCATTATGCTCACCAAGCAAAAAAATTACAACGATTCCGTTGCACAAGTAAGCCACGACAGGATGATGAAAGATTACAAACCGCTGGAAGGCAGCGGCGATGTAAGCTACAAAGGATTGGACGATAAACCGAAAATGGCTCTGGTTCACTTCAATTGTAAAATCACTTCTTTTTCGGGGAAAGTAATGGTAGTGAAATCAAACGGGCAGCAAATCGCTTTGTCCGAAACACAATCGGCGGAGATAGCTCCCGGCGATTGGATTGCCACCGGCGAAAACAGCAGGATAAAGTTGCACTATGCCCTTGAAAATGGTGGGGAAGACATAATTTTAAGTTCAAAATCGGTAATAACCATTGGAATCAACGATGATGGAACCCATTCGCCAACGCTGATGCGGGGCAAAATGTATGCGGTGAACTCACGGGGGATAGGACAAGTTTCTCAGGAAGGTGGCGGAATAATAGACCAGGCAACTTTTGAAGCCGATAAATTAAAGGCACAAATCAAAAATAAAATTATCAGAATGAACGTCAGAACCCCAACTGCTGTAACTTCTGTACGTGGAACCGAGTTTACGGTTAATGTAGATGATTTTAACAATACCGAAGTAAATGTGATGGACGGAATAGTGGATATAACCGGAAACCTGACGAACAGAACTATTACATTAACGGCAGGTACAAAAGGCATTGTAAAAACTACTGGTGTAATAATAGGGCCGTTGAAAATGGATAAAAAACAGTTTAAAGAAAACGATGATAACTGGGAATGA